A genomic stretch from Neodiprion fabricii isolate iyNeoFabr1 chromosome 3, iyNeoFabr1.1, whole genome shotgun sequence includes:
- the LOC124177675 gene encoding uncharacterized protein LOC124177675 isoform X2 has product MVDSDKPDASPKFVISALPRLRRNKRLENKWGQKYYTTLNEAVFMQQSIPYMPAEPPASLQNEADDCHPLYVCTQCNDCFRFSSSFDAHSSRRSWVLGYWCQNCFMTDCCHMKSGQQPCFDCQTANRQRKTFLRAKGLGKGRKVGAIKIFYNQCQFFAHLKAHQTSVVDIGDIMLMPIPTDIDEPQYTELERLCEIIMEHMFVTRTHIMDWLQTNELGNKWWRLLQSKLENNDNSVAELLGIHGNKKVGRLFVKRPKKTTCAPKSIFSSISDTIESVIAQSTCSETPPPTESENSRNSPISPVLIDNAEQHVENDDSPCTTTDIAFVDCGPSAKTYPPDVAILLPPKDKLTIIPNGSTSCSKVTNLTPVSTNSHQSVQGPEIPLKMKNCDASNIISSKHASSTSEFNQQVFEPKISVKKFAQERSRDPSVIICSKNSTISVLPKPQIPKKLVPALNIKLPIVKTPLSGREITRAIESSKKAVAQASVSTSGSKILTVHTPKNADLSDIIGQLPPEVINGKKLVFIGQGAASFTMLPQNELISSLGMIKISSELDKQKIIQSVPAMSVSSTSNQQSVLSTSESVKKNLPTEKAKPKLSQTYADGQIVYKNGKKFVIRHARKSISGPTYHNLNNVKFQTIPKHVSLSAFLSQSEHPLTSYIPIAPKSDEQCVQKAAPLSIPLPCNSPDSSSSSSPPRNASALLSTSENSKGVIYEAQVKQKNSDMTKREKSPGSRNSFEPQSLISIPVDVPQVDVVNDIHTVQYLSMETDKNGKIYIDFSKKMTRPVKINEGLTRGQGAINYSTLQRIFKEQLRYHGEQRIKQQIQHLIQVNSEYSKTIGDTNGVSILNNLVAIERLENALKEYSLRPETGQSSNDYIIELLANSNFEEPEAPTICPTCNKPKKSHSNFVAFSESISRNPDICHCDNYICYICNVFQGNMSRFIAHLNYHAKQKPYQCPECFRKFATFSRLKAHTWTACFHVLAKRWFKCKVCQFEGFLDMESIAKHYILAHSKLKIACPECGLLFDSHALFVEHCKADHPNVPNHLRPVNLVECNVGNCLVSLEHYRSHLEDHDGIVKILYYQCPFCPFPFKDRQRGREIIKRHLRTCHRTQHDQLSDLVSSECLLDAMFPSVSTKLKSNTEQIHQDEQTIEFDQCSNASDVMQTNIDTLSQDSIESNSEANNQPSSDYLNTTVTKQELKNGVKCSIWSINLAHPQLETVDNRNNVISEYSSSPKIFDVRSVTPDSYAELGEATKEKRDINTDEKDTNPGPISDLCMSEEVSENVIVTEDVDRSEQSSNVEVVSNHALPKIVEHQILPSKLPQLILIKETGTNVNMTKMNQSTVAALNAIVKLSDQNRSSQSLVTGETALKLTELETEPTDEKTDARQKNKSTVPVIKICNTIVCTSGAEQLKRPTQGKQTMAVKTRNLPVSVLKSKSADIRIVENVTDCETNNQLSNSGTEGNDVSQIINCTSGTGKEGTKSISFFHDVPKLPPLARIPQHLLVTSQQNVEVTMENPQCTKDAAGKFPTKLKQKRRKLWRIALNAPTDTSELVIYCCHLCGELINTSWSVIASHFNSRHSEDYKLAIVTPRLLRMSDDFISKGYKELLGPRKRKTDANSPTSKRRRRWNPRKHIEKDLLDLGLCIEQESVQDGEGNFVCKKCDQRCNDISSLRKHIGTNHRIKDHYLVCLECGENFVVEPSLQMHLKAFHRIQDPTTYLAQNTAYAKEVTEAIESEPNTGTANQCHVCMAVFEDKPAVDKHLRVHGMAFLNRKRIEARIAARNPEKKFKMENPDDVSAVNVSKGETLENHKPSATESVDETVHQLSKSDIEEKTGKKALL; this is encoded by the exons ATGGTG gATTCCGATAAGCCAGATGCTAGTCCGAAATTTGTAATCTCGGCTCTACCTCGACTGAGAAGGAATAAAagacttgaaaataaatgggGACAGAAATACTACACAACTCTAAATGAGGCAGTATTCATGCAGCAATCGATTCCCTACATGCCTGCAGAGCCTCCTGCGTCGCTACAGAATGAAGCAGACGATTGTCACCCATTATATGTTTGTACTCAATGTAACGATTG TTTTCGCTTTTCAAGCAGTTTTGATGCCCACAGTTCCAGGCGGAGTTGGGTTTTGGGTTATTGGTGTCAGAATTGTTTTATGACTGATTGTTGCCACATGAAGAGCGGTCAACAGCCATGCTTCGATTGCCAGACGGCAAATCGTCAACgaaagacatttttaagaGCAAAAGGTTTGGGCAAAGGGCGAAAAGTGGGTgcaatcaaaattttctacaaccAATGTCAGTTTTTCGCCCATCTTAAGGCTCATCAAACAAGCGTCGTTGACATTGGTGATATTATGCTGATGCCAATACCAACTGACATTGATGAACCACAATATACTGAACTGGAACGACTTTGCGAAATAATTATGGAGCACATGTTTGTCACACGGACGCATATCATGGATTGGTTACAGACAAACGAGCTTGGCAATAAATGGTGGAGACTATTACAGtcgaagttggaaaataacgACAATTCAGTGGCTGAACTTCTCGGAATTCATGGTAATAAGAAAGTTGGAAGACTCTTTGTTAAACGGCCTAAAAAAACTACTTGTGCACCcaaatcaattttctcatCTATTTCTGATACAATTGAATCCGTCATTGCACAATCAACTTGTAGCGAAACACCACCACCGACCGAAAGCGAAAATTCAAGGAATTCCCCCATATCACCAGTACTCATTGACAATGCTGAGCAACACGTAGAAAATGACGACAGCCCTTGCACTACTACAGACATTGCATTTGTTGATTGTGGCCCATCAGCCAAAACTTATCCACCGGACGTCGCAATCTTACTCCCCCCGAAAGATAAACTTACAATAATTCCAAATGGAAGTACCAGTTGCAGTAAAGTTACTAATTTGACGCCAGTCAGTACGAATTCACATCAGTCCGTCCAGGGACCTGAAATCCCactgaaaatgaagaattgtGACGCCAGCAATATCATATCCAGCAAGCACGCAAGCTCCACTTCTGAATTTAATCAGCAAGTATTTGAACCGAAGAtttctgttaaaaaattcGCCCAAGAACGATCACGAGACCCATCTGTAATTATTTGCAGCAAGAATTCTACAATATCAGTTCTTCCAAAGCCACAAATACCGAAAAAACTGGTTCCTGCTTTAAACATCAAACTACCTATTGTTAAAACACCATTATCAGGTCGGGAAATAACGAGAGCCATCGAATCGTCAAAGAAGGCGGTGGCACAAGCTTCCGTCTCGACTTCAGGATCAAAAATACTGACTGTGCACACTCCTAAAAATGCCGATCTCTCAGACATTATTGGGCAGCTACCACCTGAGGTAATCAACGGTAAAAAATTAGTCTTTATTGGTCAAGGGGCAGCTAGCTTTACTATGCTTCCCCAAAATGAGCTAATTTCTAGTCTgggaatgataaaaatttcgtctGAATTGGACaagcaaaaaataattcaatcagTACCAGCAATGTCAGTGTCAAGTACTTCGAACCAACAAAGTGTGCTTTCTACGTCGGaatccgtaaaaaaaaatcttccgacAGAAAAGGCAAAACCTAAGCTCTCGCAAACATATGCTGACGgtcaaattgtttataaaaatgggaaaaaattcgtcattcGACATGCACGTAAATCTATTTCAGGACCCACGTAtcataatttaaataatgtaaagTTCCAGACGATTCCCAAACATGTCAGCCTTTCGGCATTCTTGTCACAGTCGGAACACCCTTTAACTTCTTACATACCAATAGCACCCAAGTCAGACGAACAATGCGTTCAAAAAGCTGCACCTCTTTCAATACCATTACCATGCAATTCTCCTGActcctcttcatcttcttcgcCACCTCGTAATGCCTCTGCTCTCTTATCCACTTCCGAAAATTCGAAAGGTGTGATATATGAGGCACAGGTCAAACAGAAGAATAGTGACATgacgaaaagagaaaaatctcCTGGttctcgaaattcgtttgaaCCACAGTCTTTAATTTCCATTCCTGTTGATGTGCCGCAGGTGGATGTTGTCAATGACATCCACACAGTTCAATATCTTTCAATGGAGACCGATAAAAACGGCAAAATAtacattgatttttctaaGAAAATGACAAGACCAGTCAAGATAAACGAAGGGCTTACACGGGGGCAAGGAGCTATAAATTACAGCACGCTACAAAGAATCTTTAAAGAACAACTTCGTTACCATGGTGAACAAAGAATCAAACAACAAATTCAACACTTGATACAGGTGAATTCGGAATATTCCAAAACTATTGGCGACACAAATGGTGTAAGCATTTTGAATAACCTTGTCGCTATCGAAAGATTAGAAAATGCTTTAAAAGAATACAGTTTGCGGCCTGAAACAGGTCAGAGTTCAAATGATTACATCATTGAACTACTAGcgaattcgaattttgaagAACCAGAGGCACCAACTATTTGCCCTACTTGTAATAAACCGAAAAAGTCACACAGTAACTTTGTAGCATTTTCAGAATCGATTTCGAGAAATCCTGACATATGTCACTGTGATAATTACATATGctatatttgtaatgtattTCAAGGAAACATGTCTCGTTTTATAGCACATTTGAATTATCACGCTAAACAGAAACCATATCAATGCCCAGAATGTTTCAGAAAATTCGCTACTTTCTCTCGATTGAAGGCACACACATGGACGGCTTGTTTTCATGTATTGGCAAAGAGATGGTTCAAGTGTAAAGTATGCCAATTCGAAGGCTTTCTTGACATGGAATCAATAGCAAAACACTACATACTTGCACAtagcaaattgaaaattgcctGTCCCGAGTGTGGGCTGCTCTTTGATTCACATGCCCTTTTCGTCGAGCACTGTAAAGCCGATCATCCAAATGTACCTAATCATCTAAGACCAGTCAATCTGGTAGAGTGTAACGTTGGAAATTGCCTTGTTAGCCTTGAACATTATAGATCACACTTGGAAGATCACGACGGCATAGTGAAAATACTTTATTACCAATGTCCGTTTTGCCCTTTCCCATTTAAAGACAGGCAGCGAGGTCGGGAGATAATTAAACGTCATTTGCGTACATGTCATCGTACTCAACATGATCAATTATCTGACTTGGTAAGTTCGGAATGCTTACTTGATGCCATGTTTCCAAGTGTGTCGACAAAGTTAAAGTCAAATACCGAACAAATACATCAAGATGAACAAACCATTGAATTTGATCAATGTTCTAATGCTTCAGATGTAATGCAAACAAACATAGATACTCTCAGCCAAGATAGTATAGAAAGTAATTCAGAAGCAAATAATCAACCATCGTCTGACTATTTAAATACCACCGTGACGAAACAGGAGTTAAAAAATGGCGTAAAGTGTAGTATCTGGTCTATAAACTTGGCCCATCCGCAATTGGAGACCGTCGATAATCGTAATAATGTAATTAGCGAATATAGCTCGTCaccaaaaatatttgatgtgAGATCAGTTACACCAGATTCATATGCAGAGCTAGGAGAAGCGACAAAGGAGAAAAGAGATATAAACACGGATGAAAAAGATACTAACCCTGGACCAATTTCAGACCTGTGCATGTCTGAGGAAGTGTCTGAAAATGTTATTGTAACGGAGGATGTGGACAGATCTGAACAGTCATCAAATGTTGAAGTTGTGTCAAATCATGCTCTTCCTAAGATCGTTGAACACCAAATTTTGCCATCAAAGTTGCCCCAGTTGATACTCATTAAGGAAACAGGAACGAACGTGAATATGACAAAAATGAACCAATCGACTGTGGCAGCTTTAAATGCAATTGTGAAATTATCGGATCAAAACAGATCAAGTCAGAGCCTAGTGACAGGAGAAACTGCACTTAAGTTGACAGAACTGGAAACAGAACCTACTGATGAAAAGACTGATGCCCGACAGAAAAATAAGTCCACTGTGCCAGTTATTAAAATCTGTAATACAATTGTGTGTACATCTGGAGCTGAACAATTGAAGAGGCCAACACAAGGGAAACAAACTATGGCTGTTAAAACACGCAACCTACCTGTATCGGTTCTGAAATCCAAGAGTGCTGATATTAGAATAGTAGAGAATgttactgattgtgagacgaACAATCAATTATCCAATTCCGGCACTGAAGGTAATGATGTATCACAGATTATCAATTGCACCTCAGGCACTGGCAAAGAGGGAACCAAAAGTATCTCGTTCTTTCATGATGTTCCAAAATTGCCACCGTTAGCAAGAATCCCTCAACATTTGTTAGTCACGTCCCAGCAGAATGTAGAAGTTACCATGGAGAATCCTCAGTGTACAAAGGATGCAGCAGGCAAATTTCCgacaaaattgaaacaaaagagAAGGAAACTTTGGCGGATAGCTCTCAACGCTCCAACCGATACATCAGAATTGGTTATTTACTGCTGTCACTTGTGTGGAGAATTAATAAATACATCGTGGTCAGTAATTGCAAGTCATTTTAACTCTAGGCACTCCGAGGATTATAAATTAGCTATAGTTACACCCAGACTTTTGAGAATGTCcgatgattttatttctaaGGGTTACAAGGAACTCCTTGGACCCCGAAAACGTAAGACAGATGCAAACAGTCCCACTTctaaaagaagaagacgatGGAATCCTAGAAAACATATTGAAAAAGACTTGTTAGACTTGGGGTTATGCATAGAACAAGAGTCTGTGCAAGATGGAGAAGGAAATTTTGTATGCAAAAAGTGCGACCAGCGATGCAATGATATTTCATCTTTGCGGAAACATATTGGTACTAATCATCGAATCAAGGACCATTATCTAGTGTGTTTGGAATGTGGAGAAAATTTTGTCGTTGAACCAAGCTTACAGATGCATCTGAAAGCGTTTCATCGCATACAGGATCCCACCACTTACTTAGCTCAAAACACAGCATATGCTAAGGAAGTAACAGAGGCGATAGAAAGTGAACCAAACACTGGAACTGCCAATCAATGCCATGTATGTATGGCTGTATTTGAGGACAAACCAGCCGTTGACAAACATTTGAGGGTCCATGGTATGGCATTTCTTAATCGTAAACGGATTGAGGCTCGGATTGCGGCACGAAACcctgaaaaaaagttcaaaatggAAAATCCTGACGATGTCTCAGCGGTTAATGTCTCAAAAGGTGAGACATTGGAAAATCACAAGCCTAGTGCAACAGAATCTGTTGATGAAACAGTACACCAGTTATCAAAAAGCGATATTGAAGAG AAAACGGGCAAAAAGGCTCTGTTGTAA
- the LOC124177675 gene encoding uncharacterized protein LOC124177675 isoform X1: MQNQQRIQHVDSDKPDASPKFVISALPRLRRNKRLENKWGQKYYTTLNEAVFMQQSIPYMPAEPPASLQNEADDCHPLYVCTQCNDCFRFSSSFDAHSSRRSWVLGYWCQNCFMTDCCHMKSGQQPCFDCQTANRQRKTFLRAKGLGKGRKVGAIKIFYNQCQFFAHLKAHQTSVVDIGDIMLMPIPTDIDEPQYTELERLCEIIMEHMFVTRTHIMDWLQTNELGNKWWRLLQSKLENNDNSVAELLGIHGNKKVGRLFVKRPKKTTCAPKSIFSSISDTIESVIAQSTCSETPPPTESENSRNSPISPVLIDNAEQHVENDDSPCTTTDIAFVDCGPSAKTYPPDVAILLPPKDKLTIIPNGSTSCSKVTNLTPVSTNSHQSVQGPEIPLKMKNCDASNIISSKHASSTSEFNQQVFEPKISVKKFAQERSRDPSVIICSKNSTISVLPKPQIPKKLVPALNIKLPIVKTPLSGREITRAIESSKKAVAQASVSTSGSKILTVHTPKNADLSDIIGQLPPEVINGKKLVFIGQGAASFTMLPQNELISSLGMIKISSELDKQKIIQSVPAMSVSSTSNQQSVLSTSESVKKNLPTEKAKPKLSQTYADGQIVYKNGKKFVIRHARKSISGPTYHNLNNVKFQTIPKHVSLSAFLSQSEHPLTSYIPIAPKSDEQCVQKAAPLSIPLPCNSPDSSSSSSPPRNASALLSTSENSKGVIYEAQVKQKNSDMTKREKSPGSRNSFEPQSLISIPVDVPQVDVVNDIHTVQYLSMETDKNGKIYIDFSKKMTRPVKINEGLTRGQGAINYSTLQRIFKEQLRYHGEQRIKQQIQHLIQVNSEYSKTIGDTNGVSILNNLVAIERLENALKEYSLRPETGQSSNDYIIELLANSNFEEPEAPTICPTCNKPKKSHSNFVAFSESISRNPDICHCDNYICYICNVFQGNMSRFIAHLNYHAKQKPYQCPECFRKFATFSRLKAHTWTACFHVLAKRWFKCKVCQFEGFLDMESIAKHYILAHSKLKIACPECGLLFDSHALFVEHCKADHPNVPNHLRPVNLVECNVGNCLVSLEHYRSHLEDHDGIVKILYYQCPFCPFPFKDRQRGREIIKRHLRTCHRTQHDQLSDLVSSECLLDAMFPSVSTKLKSNTEQIHQDEQTIEFDQCSNASDVMQTNIDTLSQDSIESNSEANNQPSSDYLNTTVTKQELKNGVKCSIWSINLAHPQLETVDNRNNVISEYSSSPKIFDVRSVTPDSYAELGEATKEKRDINTDEKDTNPGPISDLCMSEEVSENVIVTEDVDRSEQSSNVEVVSNHALPKIVEHQILPSKLPQLILIKETGTNVNMTKMNQSTVAALNAIVKLSDQNRSSQSLVTGETALKLTELETEPTDEKTDARQKNKSTVPVIKICNTIVCTSGAEQLKRPTQGKQTMAVKTRNLPVSVLKSKSADIRIVENVTDCETNNQLSNSGTEGNDVSQIINCTSGTGKEGTKSISFFHDVPKLPPLARIPQHLLVTSQQNVEVTMENPQCTKDAAGKFPTKLKQKRRKLWRIALNAPTDTSELVIYCCHLCGELINTSWSVIASHFNSRHSEDYKLAIVTPRLLRMSDDFISKGYKELLGPRKRKTDANSPTSKRRRRWNPRKHIEKDLLDLGLCIEQESVQDGEGNFVCKKCDQRCNDISSLRKHIGTNHRIKDHYLVCLECGENFVVEPSLQMHLKAFHRIQDPTTYLAQNTAYAKEVTEAIESEPNTGTANQCHVCMAVFEDKPAVDKHLRVHGMAFLNRKRIEARIAARNPEKKFKMENPDDVSAVNVSKGETLENHKPSATESVDETVHQLSKSDIEEKTGKKALL; this comes from the exons ATGCAGAACCAACAAAGAATACAACATGTG gATTCCGATAAGCCAGATGCTAGTCCGAAATTTGTAATCTCGGCTCTACCTCGACTGAGAAGGAATAAAagacttgaaaataaatgggGACAGAAATACTACACAACTCTAAATGAGGCAGTATTCATGCAGCAATCGATTCCCTACATGCCTGCAGAGCCTCCTGCGTCGCTACAGAATGAAGCAGACGATTGTCACCCATTATATGTTTGTACTCAATGTAACGATTG TTTTCGCTTTTCAAGCAGTTTTGATGCCCACAGTTCCAGGCGGAGTTGGGTTTTGGGTTATTGGTGTCAGAATTGTTTTATGACTGATTGTTGCCACATGAAGAGCGGTCAACAGCCATGCTTCGATTGCCAGACGGCAAATCGTCAACgaaagacatttttaagaGCAAAAGGTTTGGGCAAAGGGCGAAAAGTGGGTgcaatcaaaattttctacaaccAATGTCAGTTTTTCGCCCATCTTAAGGCTCATCAAACAAGCGTCGTTGACATTGGTGATATTATGCTGATGCCAATACCAACTGACATTGATGAACCACAATATACTGAACTGGAACGACTTTGCGAAATAATTATGGAGCACATGTTTGTCACACGGACGCATATCATGGATTGGTTACAGACAAACGAGCTTGGCAATAAATGGTGGAGACTATTACAGtcgaagttggaaaataacgACAATTCAGTGGCTGAACTTCTCGGAATTCATGGTAATAAGAAAGTTGGAAGACTCTTTGTTAAACGGCCTAAAAAAACTACTTGTGCACCcaaatcaattttctcatCTATTTCTGATACAATTGAATCCGTCATTGCACAATCAACTTGTAGCGAAACACCACCACCGACCGAAAGCGAAAATTCAAGGAATTCCCCCATATCACCAGTACTCATTGACAATGCTGAGCAACACGTAGAAAATGACGACAGCCCTTGCACTACTACAGACATTGCATTTGTTGATTGTGGCCCATCAGCCAAAACTTATCCACCGGACGTCGCAATCTTACTCCCCCCGAAAGATAAACTTACAATAATTCCAAATGGAAGTACCAGTTGCAGTAAAGTTACTAATTTGACGCCAGTCAGTACGAATTCACATCAGTCCGTCCAGGGACCTGAAATCCCactgaaaatgaagaattgtGACGCCAGCAATATCATATCCAGCAAGCACGCAAGCTCCACTTCTGAATTTAATCAGCAAGTATTTGAACCGAAGAtttctgttaaaaaattcGCCCAAGAACGATCACGAGACCCATCTGTAATTATTTGCAGCAAGAATTCTACAATATCAGTTCTTCCAAAGCCACAAATACCGAAAAAACTGGTTCCTGCTTTAAACATCAAACTACCTATTGTTAAAACACCATTATCAGGTCGGGAAATAACGAGAGCCATCGAATCGTCAAAGAAGGCGGTGGCACAAGCTTCCGTCTCGACTTCAGGATCAAAAATACTGACTGTGCACACTCCTAAAAATGCCGATCTCTCAGACATTATTGGGCAGCTACCACCTGAGGTAATCAACGGTAAAAAATTAGTCTTTATTGGTCAAGGGGCAGCTAGCTTTACTATGCTTCCCCAAAATGAGCTAATTTCTAGTCTgggaatgataaaaatttcgtctGAATTGGACaagcaaaaaataattcaatcagTACCAGCAATGTCAGTGTCAAGTACTTCGAACCAACAAAGTGTGCTTTCTACGTCGGaatccgtaaaaaaaaatcttccgacAGAAAAGGCAAAACCTAAGCTCTCGCAAACATATGCTGACGgtcaaattgtttataaaaatgggaaaaaattcgtcattcGACATGCACGTAAATCTATTTCAGGACCCACGTAtcataatttaaataatgtaaagTTCCAGACGATTCCCAAACATGTCAGCCTTTCGGCATTCTTGTCACAGTCGGAACACCCTTTAACTTCTTACATACCAATAGCACCCAAGTCAGACGAACAATGCGTTCAAAAAGCTGCACCTCTTTCAATACCATTACCATGCAATTCTCCTGActcctcttcatcttcttcgcCACCTCGTAATGCCTCTGCTCTCTTATCCACTTCCGAAAATTCGAAAGGTGTGATATATGAGGCACAGGTCAAACAGAAGAATAGTGACATgacgaaaagagaaaaatctcCTGGttctcgaaattcgtttgaaCCACAGTCTTTAATTTCCATTCCTGTTGATGTGCCGCAGGTGGATGTTGTCAATGACATCCACACAGTTCAATATCTTTCAATGGAGACCGATAAAAACGGCAAAATAtacattgatttttctaaGAAAATGACAAGACCAGTCAAGATAAACGAAGGGCTTACACGGGGGCAAGGAGCTATAAATTACAGCACGCTACAAAGAATCTTTAAAGAACAACTTCGTTACCATGGTGAACAAAGAATCAAACAACAAATTCAACACTTGATACAGGTGAATTCGGAATATTCCAAAACTATTGGCGACACAAATGGTGTAAGCATTTTGAATAACCTTGTCGCTATCGAAAGATTAGAAAATGCTTTAAAAGAATACAGTTTGCGGCCTGAAACAGGTCAGAGTTCAAATGATTACATCATTGAACTACTAGcgaattcgaattttgaagAACCAGAGGCACCAACTATTTGCCCTACTTGTAATAAACCGAAAAAGTCACACAGTAACTTTGTAGCATTTTCAGAATCGATTTCGAGAAATCCTGACATATGTCACTGTGATAATTACATATGctatatttgtaatgtattTCAAGGAAACATGTCTCGTTTTATAGCACATTTGAATTATCACGCTAAACAGAAACCATATCAATGCCCAGAATGTTTCAGAAAATTCGCTACTTTCTCTCGATTGAAGGCACACACATGGACGGCTTGTTTTCATGTATTGGCAAAGAGATGGTTCAAGTGTAAAGTATGCCAATTCGAAGGCTTTCTTGACATGGAATCAATAGCAAAACACTACATACTTGCACAtagcaaattgaaaattgcctGTCCCGAGTGTGGGCTGCTCTTTGATTCACATGCCCTTTTCGTCGAGCACTGTAAAGCCGATCATCCAAATGTACCTAATCATCTAAGACCAGTCAATCTGGTAGAGTGTAACGTTGGAAATTGCCTTGTTAGCCTTGAACATTATAGATCACACTTGGAAGATCACGACGGCATAGTGAAAATACTTTATTACCAATGTCCGTTTTGCCCTTTCCCATTTAAAGACAGGCAGCGAGGTCGGGAGATAATTAAACGTCATTTGCGTACATGTCATCGTACTCAACATGATCAATTATCTGACTTGGTAAGTTCGGAATGCTTACTTGATGCCATGTTTCCAAGTGTGTCGACAAAGTTAAAGTCAAATACCGAACAAATACATCAAGATGAACAAACCATTGAATTTGATCAATGTTCTAATGCTTCAGATGTAATGCAAACAAACATAGATACTCTCAGCCAAGATAGTATAGAAAGTAATTCAGAAGCAAATAATCAACCATCGTCTGACTATTTAAATACCACCGTGACGAAACAGGAGTTAAAAAATGGCGTAAAGTGTAGTATCTGGTCTATAAACTTGGCCCATCCGCAATTGGAGACCGTCGATAATCGTAATAATGTAATTAGCGAATATAGCTCGTCaccaaaaatatttgatgtgAGATCAGTTACACCAGATTCATATGCAGAGCTAGGAGAAGCGACAAAGGAGAAAAGAGATATAAACACGGATGAAAAAGATACTAACCCTGGACCAATTTCAGACCTGTGCATGTCTGAGGAAGTGTCTGAAAATGTTATTGTAACGGAGGATGTGGACAGATCTGAACAGTCATCAAATGTTGAAGTTGTGTCAAATCATGCTCTTCCTAAGATCGTTGAACACCAAATTTTGCCATCAAAGTTGCCCCAGTTGATACTCATTAAGGAAACAGGAACGAACGTGAATATGACAAAAATGAACCAATCGACTGTGGCAGCTTTAAATGCAATTGTGAAATTATCGGATCAAAACAGATCAAGTCAGAGCCTAGTGACAGGAGAAACTGCACTTAAGTTGACAGAACTGGAAACAGAACCTACTGATGAAAAGACTGATGCCCGACAGAAAAATAAGTCCACTGTGCCAGTTATTAAAATCTGTAATACAATTGTGTGTACATCTGGAGCTGAACAATTGAAGAGGCCAACACAAGGGAAACAAACTATGGCTGTTAAAACACGCAACCTACCTGTATCGGTTCTGAAATCCAAGAGTGCTGATATTAGAATAGTAGAGAATgttactgattgtgagacgaACAATCAATTATCCAATTCCGGCACTGAAGGTAATGATGTATCACAGATTATCAATTGCACCTCAGGCACTGGCAAAGAGGGAACCAAAAGTATCTCGTTCTTTCATGATGTTCCAAAATTGCCACCGTTAGCAAGAATCCCTCAACATTTGTTAGTCACGTCCCAGCAGAATGTAGAAGTTACCATGGAGAATCCTCAGTGTACAAAGGATGCAGCAGGCAAATTTCCgacaaaattgaaacaaaagagAAGGAAACTTTGGCGGATAGCTCTCAACGCTCCAACCGATACATCAGAATTGGTTATTTACTGCTGTCACTTGTGTGGAGAATTAATAAATACATCGTGGTCAGTAATTGCAAGTCATTTTAACTCTAGGCACTCCGAGGATTATAAATTAGCTATAGTTACACCCAGACTTTTGAGAATGTCcgatgattttatttctaaGGGTTACAAGGAACTCCTTGGACCCCGAAAACGTAAGACAGATGCAAACAGTCCCACTTctaaaagaagaagacgatGGAATCCTAGAAAACATATTGAAAAAGACTTGTTAGACTTGGGGTTATGCATAGAACAAGAGTCTGTGCAAGATGGAGAAGGAAATTTTGTATGCAAAAAGTGCGACCAGCGATGCAATGATATTTCATCTTTGCGGAAACATATTGGTACTAATCATCGAATCAAGGACCATTATCTAGTGTGTTTGGAATGTGGAGAAAATTTTGTCGTTGAACCAAGCTTACAGATGCATCTGAAAGCGTTTCATCGCATACAGGATCCCACCACTTACTTAGCTCAAAACACAGCATATGCTAAGGAAGTAACAGAGGCGATAGAAAGTGAACCAAACACTGGAACTGCCAATCAATGCCATGTATGTATGGCTGTATTTGAGGACAAACCAGCCGTTGACAAACATTTGAGGGTCCATGGTATGGCATTTCTTAATCGTAAACGGATTGAGGCTCGGATTGCGGCACGAAACcctgaaaaaaagttcaaaatggAAAATCCTGACGATGTCTCAGCGGTTAATGTCTCAAAAGGTGAGACATTGGAAAATCACAAGCCTAGTGCAACAGAATCTGTTGATGAAACAGTACACCAGTTATCAAAAAGCGATATTGAAGAG AAAACGGGCAAAAAGGCTCTGTTGTAA